The proteins below are encoded in one region of Lactuca sativa cultivar Salinas chromosome 3, Lsat_Salinas_v11, whole genome shotgun sequence:
- the LOC111889150 gene encoding uncharacterized protein LOC111889150 has translation MAGKVTTPSLATLRIIDGRQGRAEAPTAWSTAFQLTVEEARAAPNVVMGSLLMNGISALVLFDSQATRSFVPLALSKQFSRASGELDCPLDVEIVDDKTIRVARVHRGCTLQLFDELFLVDLVPIPLRGNKVIMGMEWLSANGPVIDYKHQLVRVWTPSGGGLVI, from the exons ATGGCAGGAAAGGTAACAACACCTTCTCTTGCTACATTGAGAATTATAGATGGCCGACAGGGTCGAGCTGAGGCGCCCACGGCGTGGAGCACGGCTTTTCAACTTACTGTTGAGGAGGCACGAGCAGCTCCTAacgtggtgatgg GATCGCTCCTTATGAACGGCATCTCTGCtctagtattgtttgattcgcaggctacccgatcgtttgtgcCGCTCGCACTTAGCAAGCAATTTAGTAGAGCTTCAGGGGAGCTGGACTGTCCACTGGATGTTGAGATAGTGGATGACAAGACCATCagggttgcgagggttcatcggggATGTACACTGCAGTTGTTCGATGAGTTGTTTTTAGtagacttggttcctattcccctgcgagggaataaggttatcatGGGCATGGAATGGTTGAGTGCAAATGGACCAGTGATAGACTACAAGCACCAGCTAGTGAGGGTTTGGACTCCTAGTGGAGGAGGGTTAGTGATTTAG